The Candidatus Sphingomonas colombiensis genome contains the following window.
CTGTTGCGGCGCATAGGCGACCGCCTTGATCTCGATCAGCAGGTGCGGATGCGGCAATTGATGAACCGCGACGGTGGTGCGCGCCGGGCCGCTCTCGTCGAAATAGCTGCCGTACACTTCGTTATACCCGCCGAAATCGTTCATATTGACGAGGAAGGCACTCACCTCCACCACGTCTGCCAGCGTCGCGCCCGCATCGGCGAGGATATCGCGGATATTGTCGATCACCGCGCGCGTCTGCTCGCGGATATCGAGCGACACGGTGCCCATCGCGTCCGCTGCGGCGCCCGCGATACTGTTATCCGGCCGGCGCGCGCTGGTGCCGGAAACGAAGATGAAATCACCCGCGCGGCGAAAATGCGGGAAGCGTCCGCGCGGCTTCGCCTTGCCGGGGATGACCCGCCCTTCCCCGCTCATGCCACCGATCCTTCGAGTGCGATATCGACCGTAGCCATGCCCTCCGTCTCCAATCGCACACGATTGCCGGCACGTATCGCTTCCGCCGGAGTGGCCGCGCCGAGCAGCACCGTCCATCCCGCCTCCAGCGTGAATCCGGCCTCTCCCGCCAGCCGGGCGGCCGCGACCAGCGAGCGCTGTGGGTGCCCGAAGATCGCAGCACTCGATCCGAACTGCACCGGCGCGCCGTCGATGCTCATCACCATGCCGAGATTGGCGACGTCGATATCCGGCCGCTGCCACCCGCCCACGACGAAGGCGGAAGACGAGGCATTGTCCGCCACCACATCGGCAAGCGAGAAACGGAAATCGCGATAGCGGCTGTCGATGATCTCCAGCGCGGGTGCGACTGCCTCCACCGCCGCCCACGCCTCCAATGCAGTGACGCGGCCGGCGAGCGGCGCCTTCAGCCGCACCGCCAGCTCCGGCTCAATGCGCGGATGGATGAAGCGCGCGGCGGGCACGCTCCCGCCATCCGCCAGCATCATCGCATCGGTCAGCCAACCCCAAATGAGATCACTCACTCCCATTTGCGCCATCTTGGCCCGGCTGGTGAAACCCATCTTCATGCCGACGATCCACTCGCCGCGCGCAAGCCGCCGATCGATCGAGGCGCGCGCGATGCGATAGGCGTTTGTTACGTCGAGTGCGGGGTGATCGAGCGAGATCTGTCCGATCGCGCTCGCCTGCGCGGCGGCGTCATCCAGCGCGACGGCCAGTGCGGTGATATCGCTCATGCTTTTCCTCTCTCCCTGAGCATATCGAGTGCGACATCGACGATCATGTCTTCCTGTCCGCCGACCATTTTGCGGCGGCCGAGTTCGACGAGGATCGCGCGGGTGTCGAGGCCATAGGTTTCGGCGGCCTTTTCGGCGTGGCGCAGGAAGCTTGAGTAGACCCCGGCATAGCCCAGCGCGAGCGTCTCGCGGTCGACGCGGACCGGGCGATCCTGCAACGGCCGCACCAGATCCTCCGCCGCATCCATCAGCGCCATCACGTCGCAGCCGTGGTTCCAGCCCTTGCGATCGGCGGCGGCGACGAACACTTCGAGCGGCGCATTGCCCGCGCCAGCGCCCATGCCGGCGAGGCTTGCGTCGATCCGCACCGCGCCTTCCTGCGCCGCGACGATCGAGTTCGCCACACCGAGCGACAGGTTATGGTGCGCGTGCATCCCGCGCTGCGTCTCGGGCTTCAACACCTTGTCATAGGCGCGCAAGCGATCGCGCACCCCGTCCATGTCGAGCGCGCCGCCGCTATCGGTGACATAGACGCATTGCGCGCCATAGCTCTCCATCAGCACCGCCTGCTTCGCCAGCGCCTCGGCGTCGATCATGTGGCTCATCATCAGGAAGCCCGACACGTCCATGCCGAGATCGCGCGCGATGCCGATATGCTGTTTCGAGACATCCGCCTCGGTGCAATGCGTCGCCACCCGCACCGATCGCACGCCTAGATCGTAAGCGCGGCGCAACTCCTCCACCGTGCCGACGCCGGGCAGGATCAGCGTGGTCAGCACCGAACGCGTCAGCACCTCCGCCACCGCCTCCAGCCATTCCCAGTCGGTATGCGCGCCAAAGCCATAGTTGAAGCTCGCGCCGCTCAGGCCATCGCCATGCGCCACCTCGATCGCATCGACCCCCGCGGTATCGAGCGCCGCCGCGATGCTGCGGACATGATCGAGGCCATACATGTGGCGGATCGCGTGCATCCCGTCGCGCAGCGTCACATCCTGGATGTAGAGCTTCTGCGTGTTGACGTCGAAGGTCATGCCGCCGCCCTCCGATCGAGAATGCGCTGGGCGAGCAGCTCGCCGGTCGCCTTGGCCGCCGCGGTCATGATGTCGAGGTTGCCCGAATAGCTCGGCAAATAATCGCCCGCCCCTTCCACTTCGAGGAAGATCGAGGTCTTGATGCCGGTGAAATCGCCCATGCCGGGGATCTTCAATCGGTTGTTGTCGCCATAACGCTCGAACTGCACCGCCTGCTTGAGGCGATAGCCCGGCACATAGCCCTGCACCTTCGCCACCATCGCCTCCACCGAGGCGCGGATCGCATCCTCGTCGCCGCCTTCGGACAAGGTGAACACCGTGTCGCGCATGATCATCGGCGGCTCGGCGGGGTTCAAAATGATGATCGCCTTGCCCTTCGTCGCGCCGCCGACCGCCTCGATCGCGCGCGCGGTGGTGCGGGTGAACTCGTCGATATTGGCGCGTGTCCCCGGCCCGGCCGAGCGCGACGAAACCGACGCGACGATCTCGGCATAATGGACCGTCGCCACCTGCGCGACCGCCGCGACCATCGGGATCGTCGCCTGCCCGCCGCAGGTCACCATGTTGACGTTGGGCTGATCGAGGTTGGCGTCGCCGTTGACGGTCGGGATCGTGAACGGCCCGATCGCCGCCGGCGTCAGATCCACCACCTGCTTGCCATCGGCGCGCAACGCCTCGTCATGCAGCTTGTGCGCATAGGCCGAGGTCGCGTCGAACGCGATGCCGATCTCCGGGTAACACGCGAGCTTCTTCAGCCCCTCGATCCCCTCATGCGTCGTCGCGACGCCACGCTCGCGCGCCATCGCCAGCCCCTCCGACGCAGGATCGATCCCGACCACCGCGACCAGCTCCATATTCTGCGGATATTTGAGCATCTTCATCATCAGATCGGTCCCAATGTTACCCGAACCAATGATCGCCGCTTTCACCTTGCTCACGCTCATTCCCCTCAGACGAACCGCGCCGCGACCGAGCCGAGCCCGTTGATCCGCACCCCGATCAGATCGCCGCGCACGACGGGCACCATCGGCCCGAGCGCGCCCGACAGGATCACATCGCCCGCGCGCAGCGGCCGCCCCGCGCGCGCCATGACATCGGCCAGCCAGCGCGCCGCGTTGAGCGGATTGCCGAGGCACGCCTGCCCAACCCCGGTCGAAACCGGCTCGCCGTTTTTCTCCAGCACCATGCCGCACATGCGCAGATCGAGCGCCGACAGCGGGCGCGGTGTCGCCCCCAGTACGAACGCGCCCGACGAAGCATTGTCGGCGATCGTATCGACGATGCCGATCTTCCAGTCAGCGATCCGGCTGCCGACGATCTCCAGACACGGCAACGCGAAGGCGGTGGCGGCGATCACATCGGCCACGCTGTTGCGCTCGTTATCCAGATCGGCACCGAGCACCAGCGCCACCTCGGCCTCGATGCGCGGTTGCAACACCGCGTCGAGCGGTATGTCGGCGCGATCATCATAGCCCATGTCCGCGAACAGCATCCCGTAATCGGGCTGGTGCACACCCAGCATGTTCTGCACCGCAGCGGAGGTCAGCCCGATCTTGCGCCCGACCAGCCGCCGACCAGCCGCCAGCGCGATGCCAGTGTTGACCTCCTGCACGGCATAGGCCGCATCGAGGTCCCCCACGGGCAGCAGCGGCGCAACCGGGGCGATCGGAATGCCTCGCTCGGCCGCCTCGCGCAGCATCGCCGCGACGGTTTCGATCACATCGCTCATCGTCAGAAACTCACGCAGATGTTGGTTGGTTCGGAATAGAAGTTCAGCGAATGCTCGCCGCCCTCGCGCCCGATGCCGGATAGCTTCACGCCGCCGAACGGGGTGCGCAGATCACGCAGGAACCAATCGTTGACCCACACGATCCCGGCCTCGATCTGACCGGCGACACGATGGGCCCGGCTGACATTCTGCGTCCACACCGCCGCTGCCAGCCCGTAATCGGAATCGTTGGCGTAGCCGACCGCCTGCTCATCGCTATCGAATGGTGCGACGTGGCAAACCGGGCCGAATATCTCCTCCCGCACGCAGCGCGCGGTTTCGGGCAGACCGGTCATCACCGTTGGCTCAACAAAATAGCCCCCGGCCAGCGCGCCATCCATCACCGGCACGCCGCCGCCGGCATGGAAACGCGCGCCCTCTTCCGCCGCCAATTTGTAATAGCCGAGCACCTTGTCGCGTTGCTGCGCGGAGATAACCGGGCCCATCTGCGCGCCCGTCCACGGATCGCCGATCGTCAGTTCACGCGCCTTATCCGCCAATGCCGCGACGAACCGTTCAAAAATCGGGCGCTCGACATAGACGCGCTCCGTACACAGGCACACCTGACCGCAATTGGAGAAGACCGATCGCACAGTCCCGGCCAGCGCGGCTTCGAAATCGCAATCGGCGAAGATCAGCGACGGGTTCTTGCCGCCAAGCTCGAATGAGATCGGCTTCACCCCCGCCGCCGCGCCGCGCATGATCGTCGAGCCGGTCGAGGATTCGCCGGTGAAGGTGATCGCATCGACATCGGGATGCGACACCAGCCACTCACCCGTCGATCCCGCTCCGGCACCATGGACGAGATTGAACACCCCCGGCGGCACGCCCGCCGCGTCAATCACCTCAGCGAGCAAGGTCGCTGTGGACGGGGTTTCCTCCGACGGTTTGGCGACGATCGCATTGCCACAGGCAAGCGCGGGCGCGACCTTCCAGCTCATCAGCAGCAACGGCAAATTCCACGGCGAGATCACCGCCACCACCCCCAGCGGACGCGGAATGCTGTAGTTGATCGCGGTCCGCCCGTCGGCGGTGCGGGTCTGGAAGCTCGGCATCGCGCGCGCCTCCGCCAGCGCGGCGAAGCTGCGGAAATTCGCCGCACCACGCGGGATATCGACCGCGCGAGCATGGGCGATCGGCTTGCCGGTGTCGGCCACCTCGGCCGCGACGAAATCGTCGAACCGAGCCTCGATACCCTCCGCCACGCGCACGAGCAGGCGACAACGCTCGGCCTGCGCCATGCCGCCCCATTCACCCTTCAGGGCGCGACGCGCGGCGACGACCGCCTGGTCGACCATTGACTGATCGGCGGCTGACACATCCGCAAGCTTCTGCCCGGTTACCGGATCAAAATTGGGAAAACGTCCCGGCCCCTCGACGAAGCGTCCGTCAATGAAGTTGGGCAGCGGATTGCCGCCGGACAAGGGATAAGGGTGCCGAGCCATGTCTCTCCCAGACTGATTAACGACGCGCCGATGCGCATCCTGCTCATGCGGGACTATCGAGCGGGGACGGTGGCGGAAAATATCATCTGCCGCCTTTCCTATGGCCGCTTCGTTATAGGCCGCCGCACATCAGGCCGGCGTGTAACCCGCGCTGTTCGAATGCGCCGCAACGCACCCGGCATGGCCCGCCATCTGCGCCAGCGTGAGCAACGTATCGTTGAATTCAGTCGGGCGCTCGAGGAAGGCGGAATGGCCGGCATCGACCACCTCGACCAGGAACGATCCCGGCACTCGTGCCTGCACCCGGCGGATCGCCTCGATTGGAAACAATGCATCCTCCACGCCGGCGATGAACAAGATCGGGAAGCGCCCGCCGCCAATCTCCCCTGGCGCATGGAGCGGAAAGGCGCCGAGCAGATTGTGCCGGTCCGTCGCGTTGAAGCTGTTGATCTGGGCGTAGAGGACCGCCAGCGTCGGGTCTTCGGCGCGTGCCTTCTCGCCTAGCACGCGTTCGATCTGGCCGAGATCGCGCGTCGCCGCGCGTGCTGCGTCCATTAGCGGGCGGACGTCTTCCGGCTCCGCAATCGCGTGGAGGCTGTCGGCGATAGCCAGTCCGGCCACGCGCTCAGGCCAGCGACAGGCGAAATCGATGCAGGTGCCTCCGCCCATCGACTGACCGACCAGCAAGGCACGCTCGACGTTCAGATGATCGAGCAACGCGCGCAGATCTTCGGCGAATGCGGCCCGCCCGCGCCCATCTCGATCGACCGAGCGGCCGAACCCGCGATGGTCGAAAGTGATCACCCGGTTCGCACGCGAAAGCGGCCCGATCTGGCGAAACCAGATCGCATGATTGCCGCCGACGCCATGCGCCAGCACGATCGCCGGCCCTTCGCCGTGCGTCTCCCAATAGATGTCGGCGCCGTCGACGGCGAGGATGTTGGACTGCATCATTCCACTCCCATCAACCGGCTGAGACGCACGACATAATCGCCGAACGCCGGATCTTCGCGGGTGCGCGACGGATCGCGTGGGCGCGGCAGATCGATCGTCACCTCCTCCAGTACGCGGCTCGGTCGTTCGGACATCACTATCACGCGATCGGACAACAGCACCGCCTCCGCGATGCTGTGGGTGACCAGCATCACCGTCTTGCGATCGCGCTGCCAGATCCGCAGCAATTCCATGTTGAGCCGATCGCGCGTCAGCGCGTCGAGCGCGCCGAACGGCTCGTCCATCAGCAGGATGCGCGGGTTGCGGATCAGCGCCTGCCCGATCGCGACGCGATGCCGCATTCCGCCGGATAGCTCGTGCGGGAAGCTCGCCTCGAACCCGAAAAGCCCAAGCGTATCGATCAGCGCGGCAAGATCCTCCTCCGACGGTCGTCGCGCGGATCGATCGAGATCGACGCCGAGCAACAAATTGCCGCGCACATCAAGCCAAGGTAGCAGGTTCGACGTTTGAAACACGAACCCCACATCGGCCGCTGGCGCGCTGACGGGAACGTTGAACAATCGCACCTCGCCCCCGTCGATCGGCTCCAGCCCCGCGATGAGGCGGAGCAGCGTGCTCTTCCCGCATCCCGACGGCCCAAGCACCGAGACGAACTCGTGATCGCGCACAATTGCGCCGACGTCCGCGATCACAATGCGGTCTCCGAACCGCTTGGCGACACCCTCGATCGTGATCGCCGTCATGCCGCCCGCCACCAGACGAATTTTTCCCAATATTCGACCCCGTAAAACAGCAGGAGCGACAGCAATGTCACCGTCAGCAGCGCGGCAAAGGTGAGCGCGGTGTTGCCCGAGCCCGACGCGGTGAGGATCAGATTGCCGAGACCGTCGTTCGACCCGACGAATTCACCAACGATCGCCCCGATCACCGCGAGCGGCATCGCCACCTTGCAGCCGTCGATAAAGGCCGGAAGCGCGCACGGCAGGCGCAGCCGCCAGAAGGTTTGCCACCGCGTCGCGCGCAGCGCGCGGAAATGCTCCTCCAGATGCGCCGGTGTGCTCGCCAGACCGCCCATCCCCGCGACGACGATCGGGAAGAAGGCGAACAGGAACGCCATCGTCAATTTCGACGACAGGCCATAGCCGAGCCACGCGACCAGGATCGGCGCCAGACCGACCTTCGGGATGCTCTGCAACGCAACGAGCAGGGGATAGACCGTCCGCCGCGCGCCGTTCGAGAAGAACACCAGCGCCGAGACCGGCACCCCCACCGCCAGCGCGATGACGAACCCCCAGAATACTTCGGTCAGCGTCTTGAGCGTTCCCTCCGCGAGCGGCACGCGCGAACGCCATAATTCCTCGACGATCGCGCTCGGCGGCGCGAGCAGATAGGATTTCGCCCCAGACCAGCGCACGCCGACCTCCCACATCGCAAGCAGCAATGCGAAGAACAGGATCGTCACCGCAATGTCGCGCGCGCGACGCACGACGGGAGCACTCACTCCTTGTCTCCGCCCTGCTCCAGCAGCGGGAGGATGCGCGCGGGCGGCGGCACGACGAACTTCTCCAGCCGCCAACGATCGAACGTCTCCAGTTCGCCGCCATCCCACACCGATGGCTCATAAGGAGCGTCAGGTGTGATTTGCGTCATGTCCGAATAGAATTCTACATTGTTGCCGTCCGGATCCTTGAACACGATGAAGGTGTTCGCCCCCGGCCCGTGCCGCCCCAGCCCGCGATCGATTTCGATCCCGCGCGCTACCAGCATCGCGGTGATCTTTTCCATCTCCGCGATCGATTCAACGTGGTAGGAGAAATGCTCGACCGACGGATACATGCCGTCGGGGATCGCCTTATGGCCCGGCGGCAATTGCAGCAGCGCAAGATCGTGGTGGTCCACCCCGCAGCGCAGAAACACCATATGATCGCCAATCCAGTCGGACTCCCGGAGCCCCACCACCTCGGTATAGAAAGCCAGCGAACGCTGGATGTCGCGCACCTTGAGCACCAGATGCCCCAGCTTGGTGGGGCGCGGCCGGTAATGGATTGTATCGCCCGTCATTGCATCGCCTTTTCAGCTAGAAAGTCGTTGGTGAACAATGCGCCGGCCGGCAGCGCGCCGCCGGGTCGCCCGGCCGCCTTGAGGAACTGGATCGTCCGTTCGATCCGCGCGGGATCGAAGCGATGCGCGCCGCCGTCGGCCGCCATCAATTGCGTCGTCTCGGTGATCTGCTGCCGCGTCACGGCGGCGTCGAGCAGCGGGAAATGCTGCCGCATGATGACCAGCGCCGCATCGGGATCGCGCGCCGCATCGGCATAACCGCGATAGGTCGCCGCGAGGAAACGTCGCACCAGTGCCGGATCGCGCGCGATCAGCGTGTCACGCGTGGCGATGCCGCTGCCGTACACGTCGAAGCCGAAATCGGCGTAGCCGATGCGCCCGATCGTCACGCCGGCCGCGTTCGCGCGTTTCTGGAACAACGCCATCGAATTGCCGAGCCAGCATTCCGCCGCATCGACCTTCCCCTCGATCAACGCGGCGACGACCACCGCCGGATCGAGCTGGATTTGGCGCACACGCGCGGGATCGACACCGTTCTTTGCCAGCCACGCCGGCAACAAGGTTTGCACCGCGCTGTTCAGCCCCGCGCCGAACGTCAGCCCGGCGAGATCGGCGGGCGCCGCGATCCGATGCCGCTCGCGCACGAAGCAGGCGCCGGCCGGGAAACGCATGTTGATGCCACCCACCATCCGCGCATGGCCGCCCGCCGCGCGATTGATCGCGACCGTCAGCGGATCGACATAACCGAACTCGAACATCCCGCGATCAAGCTCGTTCACGGTCCGCGTGCCGCCGAACCCGCGCATCGCGTCCACCCGCAACCCCGCGTCGGCATAATAGCCCCGGTCCATCGCTACGAACACGCCCGCCATGCTGCCCTGCGGCAGCCAGCTCATGTTGAAACGCACCGGCGTGAGGGCGCCGCCGCCGGCCGCGCGCGCCACCGGCTCAGGCCGCAGCGCGGAGAACAGCGTGACGATCGCAATCGCCGCGATCACCGCCAGCCCCGGCATCATCCGTATGAGCGTCGCGCGTTTCATCCGGCGCGAACGGGGTTGCGAAGCTCACCGATCCCGTCGACCCAGGCGGTCATCACGTCCCCGTCCTTCAGGAACACCCCGCGCCCCATGCCGACGCCGGCTGGCGTGCCGGTGGCGATCAGGTCGGCCGGCTTCAATTCAAGGATCGTCGAAAGATACGCGATCTGTTCGAAGCAATCGAAGATCATCTCGGCCGTATTGCCGTCCTGCATCGCCTCGTCGTTGACGTTGAGGCCGAGCCGGATGTCGTGCGGATCGCCGAGGCAATCACGCGGCACGAACCACGGGCCAACCGGCGTGAAGGTATCGAAGCTCTTCCCTCGGAACCAGTCGTGCGAGAACGGGAAGTCACTCCGCCGCGTCTTGTCACGCGCGGAGACGTCGTTGACCACGGTATAGCCCGCGATGTGATCGAACGCGTCGGCGGGAGCGATATTGCGGCCGGCGCGGCCAATCACCACGCCGAGTTCAACCTCCCAGTCCGGCCGCTCGACCTGCGGCGGGATCACCACCGTCTCGTCCGGGCCGATCACGCTCTCGACCGTCTTGAGGAAGATATAGGGCTGGCTATCGGCCTTGGCCGCCAGCTTGGTCTGCATCTCCTCCGCGTGTTCGATATAATTGGATGCTGCGCCGAACACGCGGCGCGGAACGAACGGCGGCGCGAGATCGCCGTGCGCCACTGCGGCGGTTTCCCATTGACTGGCCAGTGCATCCGCCAGCTTGGCGACCACAGGTGCCGCTGCCGCCCAATCACCGATCAGATCGTTGACGCTGCGGCCGGCCAAAGCCGGGGCATGACGCGCCGCAACGGTGTCGAGATCATGGATGGCATCACCCACCACGATCGCGGCGCGGTCCACCTCATCGTGTCGATAGGTCGCCAGCGCGTGCCAGATCATCACATCCTCCCGTTCGTCTTTTCGAGCGGAAAGGTGAACGGCGGCGTCGGCCAGGTCCAATATGGCTTCCGCATAGGCGGGGCCGATTTCATTATAACCCGCATGCCTGGGCGAGCCGGCCAATTATAGCGGTGCGACTATATCGGAGGGGCCAAACGATATTTCCGGGCTGGCCCTCGCGATCCTACCAATGCCCTATGAAGATAGGAATTGCGGGGCTGGGAACGATCGGGCGCGTCGTCGCGCGTCGTCTGGTCGAGAAAGAAACGGACCTGACGCTCGATTGCGTCGCGGCCGGAGATGCCGATAAGGCACGCCGCTATCTCGCAGAGGCCGGCTGGGCGCTGCCCGTCGTCGATATCGCGGAGATGGCGCGGCGCGTTGACGTGATCGTCGATTGCGCGCCCTCCTCCGCGTTCCGCGCCATCACGACGGCGGTTGCGGATAACGGCAAGATACTGGTGACCGTCAGCGGCGCGGCGTTGCTCGACGCCGACGATCTCGTCGCGCGGGTTGCCAAGGGGGGCGGTCGGATCATCCTCGCTACTGGTGCGCTGCTCGGGCTGGACGCGGTACGCGCGGCCGCCCTCGGCACGATCCATTCGGTGACGATGGTGACGCGCAAGCCGCCCAAATCGCTGGTCAAGGCCGAGCATGTCGTGCGCCACCGCATCGACCTCACCGCGCTCGACGCGCCGCTCAAGATATTCGAGGGCAGCGCACGCGAAGGCGCCGCCGCCTTCCCCGCCAATGTCAACGTCGCCGCCGCGCTCGGCCTGGCCGGTATCGGAGCGGATCGGACACGGCTGGAGATATGGGCCGATCCCGCGCTGGAGCGAAACACCCATTTCATCACGGTCGATGCGGACAGCGCCCGGCTGGAACTGCGCATCGAGAACGTACCCACCGACGAGAACCCCGGCACCGGCCGGATCACCGCGCTCAGCGTCATCGCCGCGCTGCGCGCGCTCGTCACACCGCTTCACATTGGAACCTGAAGGAAGGCCCATCCATGCCCGTTCGCCTACGCCACGTCGCCATCGCCGCCGCCGACCCCGACAATTCGGTGCGCTTCTTTACAGAGGTACTCGGTTGGGAGATGGCCGGCCGCGTCGATAGCCGCAACGCGCATGGCTATTACGTCACCGACGGCCACATCAATATCGCGCTGCTCGCGTTCAAGAACCGACCAGCCGCCGGAATGGAATTCCCCGAGGGCTATGCCGGCCTCCACCACGTCGGCTTCCAATGCGACGACATCAACGAGATCGTCGAGCGGTTCGAGCAAAGCGGCTTCGCCCCGCGCCATGACGTCAATCTCGCGCAGGGGCTGGGCAAGAATCCGGCGAAGGATAATGCCGAATATAAAATGACCGGGCCGGAGAACGTGATGGTCGACGTGTCCGAGCGCGGTTGGGTCGGCACCGAAAGTTATCGCAAGCCTGC
Protein-coding sequences here:
- a CDS encoding fumarylacetoacetate hydrolase family protein, with the translated sequence MIWHALATYRHDEVDRAAIVVGDAIHDLDTVAARHAPALAGRSVNDLIGDWAAAAPVVAKLADALASQWETAAVAHGDLAPPFVPRRVFGAASNYIEHAEEMQTKLAAKADSQPYIFLKTVESVIGPDETVVIPPQVERPDWEVELGVVIGRAGRNIAPADAFDHIAGYTVVNDVSARDKTRRSDFPFSHDWFRGKSFDTFTPVGPWFVPRDCLGDPHDIRLGLNVNDEAMQDGNTAEMIFDCFEQIAYLSTILELKPADLIATGTPAGVGMGRGVFLKDGDVMTAWVDGIGELRNPVRAG
- a CDS encoding aspartate dehydrogenase, coding for MKIGIAGLGTIGRVVARRLVEKETDLTLDCVAAGDADKARRYLAEAGWALPVVDIAEMARRVDVIVDCAPSSAFRAITTAVADNGKILVTVSGAALLDADDLVARVAKGGGRIILATGALLGLDAVRAAALGTIHSVTMVTRKPPKSLVKAEHVVRHRIDLTALDAPLKIFEGSAREGAAAFPANVNVAAALGLAGIGADRTRLEIWADPALERNTHFITVDADSARLELRIENVPTDENPGTGRITALSVIAALRALVTPLHIGT
- a CDS encoding VOC family protein, which gives rise to MPVRLRHVAIAAADPDNSVRFFTEVLGWEMAGRVDSRNAHGYYVTDGHINIALLAFKNRPAAGMEFPEGYAGLHHVGFQCDDINEIVERFEQSGFAPRHDVNLAQGLGKNPAKDNAEYKMTGPENVMVDVSERGWVGTESYRKPASAS